A region from the Lolium perenne isolate Kyuss_39 chromosome 4, Kyuss_2.0, whole genome shotgun sequence genome encodes:
- the LOC127348887 gene encoding non-specific lipid-transfer protein C6-like: protein MASSNKFCTAALLLLLAAVIATTADAAKNIVSSEPLPKKIWPARQDASATCVGSLLALSPCLAFFEDAGMSGAPQGCCEGMAGIIQDQAACLCHIINHTLERAIGVDIPNDRAFSLIGDLCGLSPPQDIMETCANGREVPPLYVCPAPSA, encoded by the coding sequence ATGGCGTCGTCCAACAAGTTCTGCACCGCcgcgctcctcctcctgctgGCCGCCGTCATTGCCACGACGGCCGACGCGGCGAAGAACATCGTGTCGTCGGAGCCTCTTCCTAAGAAGATTTGGCCGGCGAGGCAGGACGCGTCGGCGACGTGCGTGGGATCGCTTCTGGCACTGAGCCCGTGCCTGGCCTTCTTCGAGGACGCTGGTATGTCGGGGGCGCCGCAGGGGTGCTGCGAGGGTATGGCCGGCATCATCCAGGACCAGGCGGCGTGCCTCTGCCACATCATCAACCACACCCTCGAGCGTGCCATCGGCGTCGACATCCCCAACGACCGCGCATTCTCCCTCATCGGCGACCTCTGCGGCCTCTCCCCGCCACAGGACATCATGGAGACCTGCGCCAACGGCCGTGAGGTGCCGCCGCTGTACGTTTGCCCGGCGCCATCCGCCTGA